Genomic segment of Terriglobia bacterium:
ATTTCGCTTTCAGAAGGCTCGACGCCTCTGGTGGGAACCCGGCGCGCCGGCTGGTGGGCCGGACCTGTCCATCTCACCATCAAGCACCAGGGCATCAACCCGACAGGCTCGTTCAAGGACTTGGGCATGACCGCCTGCATGACGCGGGCCGCGTCGCTGGGCGTCCGCATGGTTGCCTGCGCGTCTACGGGAAACACATCCTCTTCAATGGCCGCTTACGCGGGCCGCGCGGGAATGAAGGCCGTTCTGTTTGTTCCTTACCGCCAGATTTCGGCTGCCAAGCTGGCGCAAGCCCTGGATTTCGGGGCCGTGGTCATCGAAATCGGCGACACGTTTGATGAAGCGTTCCAGTTGTTACGCCAGGTGGCCGCGGAAATGGATTTCTATCTGGTGAATTCCATCAACCCATTCCGCATTGAAGGCCAGAAGACCATTGTGGCTGAGATGATGGAACAGCGAGCCTGGCGGCCGCCCGACTACATCGTGGTGCCCGGCGGAAATCTCGGGAACGCCTCGGCCATCGGCAAAGGCCTCCGGGAATTGAAGGAGATGGGCTTTATCGAAAAGGTGCCGAAGGTAGTAGTGATCCAGGCCGCTGGCGCAGACCCGTTTTTCCGCACCCTCCAGACCGGTTCGCCGGACCTGGTTGCAGTGGAAAAACCGGACACCGAGGCCACGGCCATTCGCATCGGTCGCCCCGCCAACTGGAAGAAGGCCCGCCGCGTGCTCGAGTGGACCGGAGGTTTCTGCGAGTCGGTGACGGACGAGGAGATTTTTGAAGGCAAAGCCGCGCTCGCCGAAGACGGCGTGGGCTGCGAGCCCGCTTCCGCCGCCACCGTCGCCGGTATTCGCAAGCTGGTACGCGCCGGCAGGATCGAGCGCCACGCCGACATCATTGCAGTCCTCACGGGCCACCAGTTAAAAGACACGGATTACGTGATTCGTCATCGCTCGGCTGAACAGTCCCGCCAGCGAGTGCGCGTGGATGCCAACATGGATGCCTTGCGAAAGGCGCTGGAAAGCGTGCTGGCGGTTGCCGCATAAATTTAACTGATTATCGGGAAGGCGTAACGGACCCCTATGGATGAAATTCTTCGCCGCGAAGTTCGCATGCTTACGACACGATTGGGGGCGCTGATCCAGGAGCAGTGCGGCCGCAGGACATTTGAAGCAATCGAAACGCTCCGGCGCCTCTCGAAGCAACTTCGCCAGAGCTCCGACCCCAAACTCCAGGCCGCCGGTGACCGCGAGGTGCGCAGCTTGTCGCTCGATCGCGCCGCCGACGTGGCGCACGCCTTCAGCCTGTTTTTCCACCTGGTTAACCTCTGCGAAGAGCGGCAGCGCATCCGCCGGCTGCGGCACTACGACTCGGGAGATGATGGGGCGCCGATGTCGCTCCGTAACACGTTCGCGCGGCTGGCCAAGGATAATGTTCCCGTGGCAGATTTCGCCCGCCTGCTGCGATCCATGCGAATTGAGCCGGTGCTGACTGCCCATCCCACTGAAGCAAAGCGCCGCAGCGTGTTCAATCACGTGCTGCGCATCGGCCATTCGCTTGACGCGCTCGGCGGGTCGCCCGAGCATTCGATTGAAAAATCCGTGGACCCCTGGATCGAGGCACTGTGGCTGACGGAGGAAACCCGCGAACGCCCCATGACTCCTGAGCTGGAAGTCGAGAACTCGCTGGTATTTCTGGAGCGGACGATTTATGACCTGGCTGGTATTTTCTGGGAACGGTTTGTGCAGGAGATGGGCCGGTATGCGCCGGGCCTGGCGGACGAGGCCCCGTGCATCCGGTTCGGCTCGTGGGTAGGAACAGACCGTGACGGCAATCCCAACGTGACAGCGAAAACCAGCCTGAGCGCCGCCGAGCGGCTTCGCCGCAGCATTCTGGATTATTACCTTCGCAGGCTGGATGAGTTCCTCAGCGTGATCTCGTTTCCGTGCTCGCGGCCGGGGCCCGAACGGACCGTGCGCGAGGACATTGAGCGCGACATGACTCGTTTTCCCGCCACGCGGGTGTTTGAAGATATTGACCAGCCTCATGAATTCTACCGGCGGAAGATTCGCATCATGCGGTGGCGCCTCGAGCGGACGCGGGAGAGGGTGCGCGGGGCTTATGCCGATGCGGAGGAGTTCAAGCGAGATGTGGAGCTGATCGAACGGTTGCTGATGGACCATCCCAGCCCGCGCGTGGCCCGCCTGGAGCCGGGACGCCTCCGCGCGGCCGTGCAGGTTTTCGGTTTTCACGCGGTCAGCCTGGACTTCCGGCAGCACTCATCGCACCTTCGCAGTGCGGCGGATGAGGTCCTTCACGCAGCGCGCCTTCCTGTGGAGCCCGAGCAGGCACGCATTCAGTCAATCCACGCGCTGCTTGAAAGACAACCGCGCCGCCTTAAACTTTCGGATGCTGCCCGGCTCACATTAGAAGAGTTCGAAACGCTGGGGCAGATCCAGTCGCGCAACGGCGAGACGGCTTCTCACCGCTACATCCTCAGCATGACCAACGGGGCCGCAAACATCTGGGACATTGTTCTGCTGGGATGGCACGCCGGGCTCGTCAAGGCGCAAGACGGCGGCAGGCTCCGATCAGCATTCGACGCCATCCCGCTCTTTGAAACCGTGGACGACCTGGAAGCCGGACCCGGCATCCTGGAGCAGCTTCTGAAGGACCCTCAGTACCGCCGCCTGCTGCGCTCCCGCGGCAACTTCCAGGAAGTGATGCTGGGCTATTCCGATTCCGTCAAAGACGGCGGTTACTTTGCAGCCAACTGGGCGCTGTTCGGCGCGCAGAAGCGCCTGTGGGAAGTGGCTGAGAAATACAAGGTCCGCCTGGGCTTCTTCCATGGCAAAGGAGGGACCATCGGACGCGGCGGGGGGCAATCGCACCGTAGCGTCCAGGCACAGCCTTACGCGGCGCCCGGCGGCCGAATGCGCATCACCGAACAGGGTGAGGTTATTTCGCTGAAGTATGCCAACCTGGAGATTGCCGAGCGAAACATCGAGCAACTGGTCACATCGGTTCTGGACGCCCTGCTGCTGGCCCCCAAGCATCCGCTGCACGAGAAGCAGGCGGCCGCCTGGGAGGAATATGCGCAGGAAATCGCCTCGGCCAGTTGCGAATTCTACCGCAACCTTGTCTATGACACCCCCGGCTTCGTGGAATTCTTCCGCCAGGCCACGCCCATTGACCTGATTGAGAGTCTCCGTCTGGGATCGCGGCCCAGCCGCCGCTCCAACACGCGAGACATCAATGAGCTGCGCGCCATTCCGTGGGTGTTTGCCTGGACGCAGTCCCGCCATTTCATTCCGGCCTGGTATGGCCTTGGTTATGGGCTGGAGAAGTTCCTGGAAGGCCATCGCCCCGATGGTCTCGATCTGCTGCGGCAGATGTACCGCCAGTGGCCCTTCTTCGCCGTGATCATTGACAACGCCGAGGCATCGCTGGCCAAAACGGACCTCTACATCGCGCGCCGCTATGACGCTCTGTGCCGCCCTGCAAGCCTGCGGCAGCAGATTTCAGGCCGCATCGAGGACGAGTACCAGCGCACAGTCAAATGCGTGTTGGGGATTTCCGAATCGGCTCAGCTATTGGAACGCCAGCCCGTGCTCGAGGAGTCCATCCGCCTGCGCAATCCCTACGTGGACCCGCTCAACTTTCTCCAGATCCGCTTCCTGGAAAAATGGCGCCGCGAGCCTCAGCCCTCGCCGGAGCTGGTGCGACTGCTCCAGATCACCGTGGGCGGCATCGCCTTCGGCATGAAGAGCACGGGGTAGCCGCCCCCCTGCAAAGTAGTGCCTTACTACTTTGACCAGTGGCCGCACCGCGCTGGCTGCGCCGGAGGGAGAGGGAGAAGCCAAATGGGACAGAAAATCACCCAGGTTGACGCTTTCACCGCCACACCATTTGCCGGAAATCCCGCGGCTGTATGCATTCTGAAAGGACCGGCTGATGAAGGTTGGATGCAAAATGTGGCACGGGAAATGAACCTGTCTGAAACAACATTCCTCTATCCACGCCAAGGCGAGTTCAACTTGCGCTGGTTCACCCCGTCCCTGGAAGTTCCGCTTTGCGGGCACGCCACGCTCGCGAGTGCCCATGTCTTGTGGGAAGAAGGCAGCCTTGCGCCAAACCAGCAGGCCCGGTTTCGAACAAAGAGCGGATTGCTCACAGCAGACCTCAAGGGTGAGTGGATTGAGCTTGACTTTCCAGCGGTTAGAGTGGAGGCGGCGGATCCGCCGCCCGGACTTGTCGAGGCGCTGGGGATCAATGCGGTTTACGTCGGGAAGAACCAATTTGACTATCTCGTCGAGGCGGAGTCGGAGCAGGCCGTGCGGAACGCGAAACCTGACCACAGTCGCCTTCGTCAGATTGAGGCCCGCGGTGTCATCATTACCAGCCGCGCAGCCACGGCGCAATTCGATTTTGTTTCCAGGTTCTTCGCTCCCGGTTCAGGGATCGATGAAGATCCTGTGACAGGGTCGGCGCACTGCGCGCTGGGTCCTTTCTGGGAGCCCCGCCTGCAGAAGCGTGAGTTCGTGGCCTGGCAGGCCTCGCCGCGCGGCGGAGTGGTGCGTGTGCGCGTGGAGGGCGACCGGGTGAGGCTGGGAGGCCAGGCCGTTACGGTCCTGCGCGGAGAATTGCTGGAGACGCCGAAGGGTGCGACCTAAGGGCCGTTCAAAACGCAAAAGAGAAGCCGGCCTTCCGCCGCTTATGCGTTATTGTCTTCCACAAGCTGGCGGGCCCGGGCGGCGGCGCGGACCACGGCCTTGATGAGCGTAACTCGCAGGCGGCCCTCTTCCAGTTCCATCAACCCGTCGATAGTGCAGCCGGCAGGGGTGGTGACCACATCTTTCAGCTTGGCGGGATGCTCGCCGGTGTGGAGAACCATGGCGGAAGCTCCCAGCAACGTTTGGGCTGCAAGTTCGGTGGAAAGGTCGCGCGGCACGCCCAGCTTCACTCCGGCTTCCGCCAGCGATTCAATAATCAAGTAGACGTAAGCCGGACCGGAGGCTGAAAGCGCCGTGATGGCATCCATGTGCTTTTCGTCCACGGCCACGGTTCGTCCCATAGCGGAAAAAATGTTGTGCGCAACTTCCATGTCGTGCGCGGTGGCGTGCTTGCCGCCGGCCAGCGCCGTCATACCCTGCCGGATGAGGCAAGGCGTATTCGGCATGGAGCGGACCACTCGCGCCGGGTAGCCCAGTTCGCGCTCGATCAGTGACGTTGTGACGGAAGCGGCGGCGGAGACGATCAGCGCATCTTTCGGGAGCGACTTCCGGACTTCATCCAGGAAGGCCTTCACCTGCTGTGGCTTCAGCGCAATCAACACCAGGCTGGCGTCTTTCACGGCCTCGGTGTTCTCGGTGTGGGCTTTGACGCCGTACTTGCTGCAAAGGTAATCGGCGCGCGGCTGGTGGGCAACAGTACACTCCACGCGTCCCGTGGGGACT
This window contains:
- the thrC gene encoding threonine synthase; this encodes MALTYLQCIEETCGRKQDGKKEMHQCAWCGGLLEVRYEFDIGDPESLRTAWHQRRLSGEPIDRSGVWRFRELLPFVGQDDRVISLSEGSTPLVGTRRAGWWAGPVHLTIKHQGINPTGSFKDLGMTACMTRAASLGVRMVACASTGNTSSSMAAYAGRAGMKAVLFVPYRQISAAKLAQALDFGAVVIEIGDTFDEAFQLLRQVAAEMDFYLVNSINPFRIEGQKTIVAEMMEQRAWRPPDYIVVPGGNLGNASAIGKGLRELKEMGFIEKVPKVVVIQAAGADPFFRTLQTGSPDLVAVEKPDTEATAIRIGRPANWKKARRVLEWTGGFCESVTDEEIFEGKAALAEDGVGCEPASAATVAGIRKLVRAGRIERHADIIAVLTGHQLKDTDYVIRHRSAEQSRQRVRVDANMDALRKALESVLAVAA
- the ppc gene encoding phosphoenolpyruvate carboxylase, with the translated sequence MDEILRREVRMLTTRLGALIQEQCGRRTFEAIETLRRLSKQLRQSSDPKLQAAGDREVRSLSLDRAADVAHAFSLFFHLVNLCEERQRIRRLRHYDSGDDGAPMSLRNTFARLAKDNVPVADFARLLRSMRIEPVLTAHPTEAKRRSVFNHVLRIGHSLDALGGSPEHSIEKSVDPWIEALWLTEETRERPMTPELEVENSLVFLERTIYDLAGIFWERFVQEMGRYAPGLADEAPCIRFGSWVGTDRDGNPNVTAKTSLSAAERLRRSILDYYLRRLDEFLSVISFPCSRPGPERTVREDIERDMTRFPATRVFEDIDQPHEFYRRKIRIMRWRLERTRERVRGAYADAEEFKRDVELIERLLMDHPSPRVARLEPGRLRAAVQVFGFHAVSLDFRQHSSHLRSAADEVLHAARLPVEPEQARIQSIHALLERQPRRLKLSDAARLTLEEFETLGQIQSRNGETASHRYILSMTNGAANIWDIVLLGWHAGLVKAQDGGRLRSAFDAIPLFETVDDLEAGPGILEQLLKDPQYRRLLRSRGNFQEVMLGYSDSVKDGGYFAANWALFGAQKRLWEVAEKYKVRLGFFHGKGGTIGRGGGQSHRSVQAQPYAAPGGRMRITEQGEVISLKYANLEIAERNIEQLVTSVLDALLLAPKHPLHEKQAAAWEEYAQEIASASCEFYRNLVYDTPGFVEFFRQATPIDLIESLRLGSRPSRRSNTRDINELRAIPWVFAWTQSRHFIPAWYGLGYGLEKFLEGHRPDGLDLLRQMYRQWPFFAVIIDNAEASLAKTDLYIARRYDALCRPASLRQQISGRIEDEYQRTVKCVLGISESAQLLERQPVLEESIRLRNPYVDPLNFLQIRFLEKWRREPQPSPELVRLLQITVGGIAFGMKSTG
- a CDS encoding PhzF family phenazine biosynthesis protein: MGQKITQVDAFTATPFAGNPAAVCILKGPADEGWMQNVAREMNLSETTFLYPRQGEFNLRWFTPSLEVPLCGHATLASAHVLWEEGSLAPNQQARFRTKSGLLTADLKGEWIELDFPAVRVEAADPPPGLVEALGINAVYVGKNQFDYLVEAESEQAVRNAKPDHSRLRQIEARGVIITSRAATAQFDFVSRFFAPGSGIDEDPVTGSAHCALGPFWEPRLQKREFVAWQASPRGGVVRVRVEGDRVRLGGQAVTVLRGELLETPKGAT
- the proC gene encoding pyrroline-5-carboxylate reductase, with amino-acid sequence MKKVAEAVAAPASAARKSRDEIRKLALIGAGKLGEGLLSAMLQSQVVPTGRVECTVAHQPRADYLCSKYGVKAHTENTEAVKDASLVLIALKPQQVKAFLDEVRKSLPKDALIVSAAASVTTSLIERELGYPARVVRSMPNTPCLIRQGMTALAGGKHATAHDMEVAHNIFSAMGRTVAVDEKHMDAITALSASGPAYVYLIIESLAEAGVKLGVPRDLSTELAAQTLLGASAMVLHTGEHPAKLKDVVTTPAGCTIDGLMELEEGRLRVTLIKAVVRAAARARQLVEDNNA